In Desulfosediminicola ganghwensis, a single window of DNA contains:
- a CDS encoding D-cysteine desulfhydrase produces the protein MNLTKFPKRNYVIEPTPIEALPAFSRALGGKVNVFIKRDDLLPGCSGGNKTRKLDFCIADAIANGADTIITCGAVQSNHCRLTLSWAVKEEMDCHLILEERVPGSYKEAGSGNNFLFQLMGVKSTTVVPGGSNMPGEMEKLAEKLKAEGKKPYIIPGGASNAIGATGYVACAQEIQQQLFEQDLNIDHIVVPSGSAGTHAGMVVGFYGTNSGIPVTGINVSRPKSVQEEIVHKLAVETAERLGVRGELPASEISCFDNYVGPGYSLPTDGMIEAVKLLARTEAILLDPVYSGKAMAGLIDLVRNDHFASGSNVMFLHTGGSPALYAYLDTFM, from the coding sequence ATGAATCTCACCAAATTCCCTAAAAGAAATTACGTTATTGAGCCAACCCCAATCGAAGCTTTACCAGCCTTTTCAAGGGCACTTGGCGGTAAAGTGAATGTTTTTATTAAGCGCGATGACTTGCTGCCCGGTTGCAGTGGTGGCAATAAAACCAGAAAACTCGACTTCTGCATTGCAGACGCTATTGCCAATGGAGCGGACACCATTATTACCTGTGGTGCAGTACAATCCAATCACTGTCGTCTTACCCTATCCTGGGCAGTAAAAGAAGAAATGGATTGTCATCTCATTCTCGAAGAGCGTGTTCCCGGTAGTTATAAGGAAGCTGGGTCTGGTAATAACTTTCTTTTCCAGCTCATGGGTGTAAAGAGCACTACCGTTGTGCCCGGTGGTTCCAATATGCCCGGCGAGATGGAAAAACTTGCTGAAAAACTGAAAGCTGAGGGCAAAAAGCCGTATATCATCCCGGGCGGTGCATCCAATGCGATCGGTGCCACCGGCTATGTCGCTTGTGCTCAGGAAATTCAGCAGCAGCTTTTCGAGCAGGATTTAAACATTGACCACATTGTCGTGCCGAGTGGCAGTGCTGGTACACACGCCGGAATGGTGGTTGGTTTCTATGGCACAAACTCTGGTATACCCGTGACCGGTATCAATGTCAGCCGCCCTAAATCTGTTCAGGAAGAGATTGTTCATAAGCTGGCCGTTGAAACTGCGGAGCGGCTTGGTGTTCGTGGAGAGCTGCCAGCAAGTGAGATCTCCTGCTTTGATAACTATGTTGGCCCAGGCTACTCCCTGCCAACCGATGGTATGATTGAGGCTGTGAAGCTTCTCGCTCGGACGGAAGCGATCCTGCTCGATCCGGTTTATTCAGGTAAAGCAATGGCTGGGCTTATAGATCTGGTACGAAATGACCATTTTGCTTCCGGTTCGAACGTGATGTTTCTACATACCGGCGGCTCTCCAGCACTCTATGCATACCTCGATACGTTTATGTAA
- a CDS encoding M20/M25/M40 family metallo-hydrolase, whose protein sequence is MRKTVWGILAVSLAIFSISSPLSANQSGLEIPVQITGESAYRHVQNLAEGLGARVTGTPAELEARFYVIMEFESMGYDVEVQPFTYERGGETYESANIVATREGKFDQAVILGAHYDSVSERICDTGEISTGAGDNASGVGVMLEVAETLTEYKTLGTIRFIAFGGEEMGLHGSQYYANQMTEEEIENTAAMINLDSVSSGDYFYVYSGVDDNPGWVRDLALSIGNRIGYDLRTSPGSDYFEYGTTGDWSDHVPFRLLGIPIAYFEWMNWDIEPDGGVETEEFGWIMHTCRDNIDYASIEKLELTADVVGSLVFELSKTKLPKAVKGKVAQGKKYVRIQKRNNQPD, encoded by the coding sequence ATGAGAAAAACCGTTTGGGGAATTCTGGCAGTTTCGTTAGCAATATTTAGCATTAGCTCACCATTATCTGCAAACCAATCCGGCCTTGAAATTCCGGTACAGATTACAGGTGAGTCGGCATATAGACATGTCCAGAACCTCGCTGAAGGGCTAGGAGCCAGGGTTACGGGTACACCTGCAGAACTGGAAGCAAGATTCTATGTGATTATGGAGTTTGAGAGCATGGGCTATGACGTTGAAGTTCAACCTTTCACTTATGAGCGAGGAGGGGAAACCTACGAATCGGCTAATATCGTTGCAACCAGAGAAGGAAAGTTCGATCAGGCTGTCATTCTTGGTGCGCACTACGATTCAGTTTCTGAGAGGATTTGTGATACCGGTGAAATATCTACCGGTGCTGGAGACAATGCATCAGGTGTTGGTGTAATGCTAGAAGTTGCCGAGACCCTTACGGAGTACAAAACCCTAGGTACCATCAGATTCATTGCATTTGGTGGCGAGGAAATGGGGCTTCACGGATCACAATATTATGCAAATCAGATGACAGAAGAGGAAATCGAGAATACTGCCGCTATGATCAATCTGGATTCGGTGAGTTCAGGAGACTACTTCTATGTTTACTCAGGGGTGGATGATAATCCAGGCTGGGTTAGAGATTTGGCCCTCAGCATAGGTAATCGAATTGGCTACGATTTGAGGACAAGTCCAGGTTCAGACTATTTCGAATATGGCACTACTGGAGACTGGAGTGATCATGTCCCTTTCAGGCTTCTTGGCATCCCCATAGCATATTTTGAATGGATGAACTGGGATATAGAACCGGATGGTGGTGTTGAGACCGAAGAATTTGGGTGGATCATGCATACCTGCCGTGACAACATTGATTATGCCAGCATCGAAAAGCTTGAATTGACAGCCGATGTTGTTGGCAGCCTGGTATTTGAGCTCAGCAAAACAAAACTGCCTAAGGCTGTAAAAGGCAAGGTCGCTCAAGGTAAAAAATATGTTCGTATTCAGAAGAGAAACAATCAACCGGACTAG
- a CDS encoding rubredoxin, with the protein MDKWVCAICGYVYDLTEGDPDKGVDPGTVWEDVPNDWVCPICGASKGDFEKE; encoded by the coding sequence ATGGATAAATGGGTGTGTGCAATTTGCGGTTACGTCTATGATCTGACTGAAGGAGACCCCGATAAAGGCGTAGATCCCGGCACAGTTTGGGAAGATGTGCCGAATGACTGGGTATGCCCGATTTGTGGGGCCTCCAAGGGCGATTTTGAAAAAGAATAA
- a CDS encoding TRAP transporter large permease: MDLAIILTFIALATFLLLSVPIGVAIGLSVVVGMTFSDMLPYEFLIQKMITSLDVFPLMAVPFFIMAGEIMQKGSMAQRLLAVSRSLVGHLTGGMAHISVLTSLFYGSLSGSAPATVAAVGGIMIPAMEKEKYSRSFATAVNTAAGCLGVIIPPSVPLIIYGTTAGVSVGDLFIAGIIPGLFIGFCLMVCSYFLAKKYGFTGTGKRAPLKEVVTTFRDALPALMVPIIVLGGIYGGLTTPTEAGVIAVVYSLIVEGLFLRTLSWQKVIDVFKGTALTTSSIFLVVATATALGQILLFYNLPNMLVEILVSISDNKYILLPIILIFLLVMGTFMDALANILILTPLLLPVVKVLGVDPIHFGIVMIICSSMGFLTPPVGVNLFVGCSIANISIEKLSAAVMPFLATMVMALLILTFIPEITLWLPGLK; encoded by the coding sequence ATGGACTTAGCCATCATATTGACCTTTATTGCCTTGGCAACATTTCTCCTCTTAAGCGTCCCCATAGGCGTCGCTATTGGCTTAAGTGTTGTTGTCGGAATGACTTTCAGCGACATGCTGCCGTATGAATTTCTTATACAGAAAATGATTACATCCCTGGATGTATTCCCTCTTATGGCTGTGCCATTTTTTATCATGGCAGGTGAAATAATGCAGAAGGGGAGCATGGCTCAAAGGCTCCTTGCAGTATCCCGCTCCCTGGTCGGCCACTTAACTGGCGGCATGGCTCATATTTCTGTTTTAACAAGCTTGTTTTACGGATCCCTGTCAGGTTCTGCACCCGCCACAGTGGCAGCAGTCGGCGGCATTATGATTCCTGCCATGGAAAAAGAGAAATATTCGAGGTCTTTTGCCACTGCCGTGAATACCGCGGCAGGATGCCTTGGAGTTATCATTCCTCCGAGTGTACCACTCATCATTTACGGAACCACTGCCGGAGTTTCGGTTGGCGATCTCTTCATCGCCGGTATAATTCCAGGGCTTTTTATCGGTTTTTGCCTCATGGTTTGCAGCTATTTCCTGGCGAAAAAATATGGCTTTACCGGTACTGGAAAACGAGCCCCTCTAAAAGAGGTTGTTACCACTTTCCGTGATGCACTTCCTGCTCTTATGGTTCCGATTATTGTTCTTGGAGGGATCTATGGCGGGCTGACCACCCCGACAGAAGCCGGTGTTATTGCTGTGGTCTATTCTTTGATTGTGGAAGGTCTTTTCTTACGTACACTTAGTTGGCAGAAAGTCATTGATGTTTTTAAGGGAACCGCGTTGACAACTTCGTCTATTTTTCTCGTCGTTGCGACAGCCACCGCCCTCGGCCAGATTCTGCTCTTTTACAACCTCCCGAATATGCTGGTGGAGATCCTCGTAAGCATCTCTGACAATAAATACATCTTATTGCCGATAATCCTCATATTCCTGCTTGTCATGGGAACATTTATGGATGCCTTGGCAAACATCCTGATCCTGACACCACTGCTCCTGCCAGTAGTTAAAGTGCTTGGTGTTGATCCGATCCATTTTGGTATCGTCATGATCATCTGCTCATCAATGGGTTTTTTAACACCGCCTGTAGGAGTGAATCTCTTTGTCGGTTGCAGTATTGCAAATATATCAATCGAGAAGCTGAGTGCTGCAGTAATGCCATTTCTGGCAACCATGGTCATGGCGTTGCTGATCCTCACCTTTATTCCAGAGATTACCCTGTGGTTGCCGGGCCTGAAGTAG
- a CDS encoding TRAP transporter small permease yields the protein MKNKPKSMLPSVEMIIASVSLVMMTGITAVQVFNRYVLQSSLDWSEELARYLFIWSVYVGCSYATQMDRHLEVTILRTAFKGKFARPITILASIFTCIFCFFTTVLGVKFIIFLAGTGQKTPALEVSAYWVFLCLPLGLGFMGLRTLERLYWLLTGKINPAEIEIN from the coding sequence ATGAAGAATAAGCCAAAATCGATGCTTCCCAGTGTCGAGATGATTATTGCATCTGTATCACTGGTAATGATGACAGGCATAACCGCAGTCCAAGTATTTAACCGATACGTTCTTCAAAGTTCCCTTGACTGGTCTGAAGAACTTGCCCGCTATCTTTTCATCTGGTCCGTATATGTCGGATGCAGCTACGCGACACAAATGGACAGACATTTGGAAGTAACCATATTACGAACTGCCTTCAAGGGGAAATTTGCTCGACCGATAACCATTCTCGCTTCAATTTTCACCTGCATATTTTGTTTCTTTACCACCGTTCTCGGGGTGAAATTTATCATCTTCCTGGCCGGTACCGGACAAAAAACTCCGGCTCTTGAAGTAAGTGCCTACTGGGTATTCCTCTGTCTGCCTCTTGGCCTTGGATTTATGGGACTCAGGACATTAGAGAGATTGTATTGGTTATTAACAGGAAAGATCAATCCTGCAGAAATAGAGATTAATTAA
- a CDS encoding GntR family transcriptional regulator has translation MDFEKETYTNRVESYIKQSILDGTYKPGQKVKELTIAQKLSISRAPVREALQVLIKEGLVVWIPQKGKFIKELSPKQIRDSYFTGGVLEAAAVCSVIDEYTEDDIRRLKEIAEQMQVVAGGAEQPAQLAELDDKFHKILAARVDNELLFEFFRRSCQGLSKFLLHQYWINLYPPEDVYLRHMSIIYALEIGQVTELECCIREHYCDSGKRISIACQAEEDKKNRSR, from the coding sequence TTGGATTTTGAAAAAGAAACGTATACTAATCGTGTCGAAAGTTACATAAAACAATCAATTCTCGATGGCACATATAAACCCGGGCAGAAGGTCAAGGAACTGACTATTGCCCAAAAACTCTCAATCAGTCGGGCACCGGTTAGGGAAGCGCTACAGGTTTTGATCAAGGAAGGCCTGGTAGTATGGATCCCGCAGAAAGGGAAGTTCATAAAAGAACTGAGCCCCAAGCAGATCAGAGATAGCTATTTTACCGGCGGGGTGCTTGAGGCTGCTGCTGTCTGTTCGGTCATTGATGAGTATACCGAAGATGATATTCGCAGGCTTAAAGAGATTGCAGAGCAGATGCAGGTTGTTGCTGGAGGCGCAGAGCAACCTGCACAACTTGCCGAGTTGGATGATAAGTTTCACAAGATTCTGGCCGCAAGGGTCGACAATGAATTGTTGTTTGAATTTTTTCGCAGGTCATGCCAGGGGCTCTCAAAGTTTTTGTTGCATCAGTACTGGATAAATCTTTACCCGCCGGAAGATGTTTATTTACGGCATATGAGTATCATTTATGCTTTAGAAATTGGCCAGGTAACTGAATTGGAATGTTGTATCAGGGAGCATTACTGCGATTCAGGTAAAAGGATATCGATTGCCTGTCAGGCGGAAGAGGACAAAAAAAATAGAAGTCGTTGA
- a CDS encoding TRAP transporter substrate-binding protein, whose protein sequence is MKTLKSIFTAVTLCLCMGVTSALAGPTVIKLAHPNVPQHPMGQAFIKFKELIEERSNGAFRVDIFDSSKFGNFDSVVQGLQLNMLQMGSASTPNLSPFSNEFLIFDLPFLFPDYPSTDKITDGPIGMNATKALESSGIIGLGYIEIGFRNLWNNNRAITTLEDAKGLKIRSTPSKAHIATLKALGINPTPISWGEVYTAMQQKTVDGIDIDLNLAWHNNFPEVNNHVTIVNSLFSPHLVMISKRFLDSQSPEDQELIITTFEEVKLYERKLIRDGEKEIMKKLADQGVTVTVLSPEERQRWADATAGVYAQFEEKIGKELIEKAKATIAGE, encoded by the coding sequence ATGAAAACCTTAAAGTCCATTTTTACCGCAGTAACGCTCTGTCTGTGCATGGGAGTGACTTCCGCTCTTGCAGGACCGACAGTTATCAAACTCGCCCACCCTAACGTGCCGCAACATCCAATGGGCCAGGCGTTTATCAAATTCAAAGAGTTGATAGAAGAAAGAAGTAATGGTGCATTCCGGGTTGATATTTTTGACAGCTCAAAGTTTGGTAACTTTGACAGTGTTGTCCAGGGACTTCAGCTGAATATGCTGCAAATGGGTTCTGCTTCAACGCCAAACCTTTCACCATTTTCGAATGAATTCCTTATCTTTGATCTGCCGTTTCTCTTTCCTGATTATCCTTCAACAGATAAAATCACCGATGGTCCCATTGGTATGAATGCCACAAAAGCGCTGGAAAGTAGTGGTATTATCGGACTGGGATATATTGAAATCGGCTTTCGTAATCTCTGGAACAACAATAGAGCAATTACGACCCTCGAGGACGCAAAAGGGTTAAAGATCCGTTCAACACCCTCCAAGGCACATATCGCCACACTCAAAGCTCTTGGAATCAACCCTACCCCAATTTCCTGGGGTGAAGTCTATACCGCGATGCAGCAAAAGACCGTTGATGGAATTGACATCGATCTGAACCTCGCCTGGCACAATAACTTTCCGGAAGTGAACAATCATGTGACCATCGTCAACAGTCTCTTCAGTCCGCACCTTGTGATGATTTCGAAACGATTCCTTGACAGCCAGTCGCCTGAGGACCAAGAGCTTATCATTACCACTTTTGAAGAGGTGAAGCTCTATGAGCGCAAGCTCATTCGTGACGGTGAAAAGGAAATCATGAAAAAACTTGCCGACCAAGGTGTAACCGTTACTGTTCTCTCTCCTGAAGAGCGACAGCGCTGGGCTGATGCAACTGCTGGGGTCTACGCTCAATTTGAAGAGAAAATTGGGAAAGAACTGATCGAAAAAGCCAAAGCTACCATTGCCGGTGAATAA
- a CDS encoding sulfite oxidase yields MNKSMRVMSERPLNAETPRHYLKSWITANNVFFDRNQGQIPEKAIELSEWRLTIDGDVEAPLTIDFETLLRMPKAIAANTMECSGNSRSLLTQKASGNPWTIGGVGNAVWGGVWLKDLLEKAGVASNAHHVAFEGFDKPLGKAQIKFIRSIPLKKAMSSTLLAYEMNGDPLPLKHGFPLRALALGWTGANCVKWLRRITLLSEPFRGFYMDDVYRIHDKGQNPKTGSTVDAITIKSIITQPEIDEILPIGTVTILGAAYAGETDVDKVEISTDNGNTWQLATFIGPDEPFAWRQWQYVYSISQPGSYTILSRATDRNGEKQPMQATWNKLGYGNNGIREHGITFRVQ; encoded by the coding sequence ATGAACAAATCAATGCGTGTAATGAGTGAAAGACCTTTAAATGCTGAGACACCTAGACATTATTTGAAATCTTGGATAACCGCAAATAATGTGTTCTTTGACAGAAATCAGGGCCAAATACCTGAAAAGGCGATTGAACTGTCTGAATGGAGACTCACCATTGATGGGGATGTTGAAGCGCCTCTGACTATCGATTTCGAAACTCTGTTGCGTATGCCAAAAGCAATTGCAGCAAATACGATGGAATGTTCGGGCAACAGCCGATCCCTGCTTACGCAAAAAGCTTCAGGCAATCCATGGACAATAGGCGGTGTAGGGAACGCTGTATGGGGTGGTGTCTGGTTGAAAGATCTTTTAGAAAAAGCAGGTGTCGCGTCAAATGCCCATCATGTCGCATTCGAAGGATTCGATAAGCCATTGGGCAAAGCTCAGATCAAGTTTATCCGCAGCATTCCACTGAAAAAAGCTATGTCCTCCACATTACTTGCATACGAAATGAATGGAGATCCACTTCCACTTAAACATGGCTTTCCTCTTCGCGCGTTGGCTCTTGGATGGACTGGTGCCAACTGCGTCAAATGGTTGAGAAGAATAACTCTTCTGAGCGAACCTTTCAGGGGGTTCTACATGGATGATGTCTACCGCATACATGACAAGGGACAAAACCCGAAAACCGGGAGCACCGTAGACGCAATCACCATAAAATCCATAATTACTCAGCCGGAAATAGATGAAATTTTACCAATTGGTACAGTCACGATTTTGGGTGCTGCTTATGCAGGTGAAACAGACGTAGATAAAGTTGAGATTTCAACGGACAACGGAAATACCTGGCAACTTGCAACTTTCATAGGTCCAGATGAACCATTCGCATGGAGGCAATGGCAATATGTGTATAGCATTTCCCAACCGGGAAGCTATACGATTTTGTCCCGAGCAACAGATCGCAATGGTGAAAAACAGCCAATGCAAGCTACCTGGAATAAGTTGGGCTACGGTAATAACGGTATAAGAGAGCACGGCATAACATTTCGGGTTCAATAG